The following are encoded in a window of Carya illinoinensis cultivar Pawnee chromosome 15, C.illinoinensisPawnee_v1, whole genome shotgun sequence genomic DNA:
- the LOC122296591 gene encoding amino acid permease 3-like yields MPNVFVLPYIYNISLFDGAGTVWSACVFLTTAIVASPLFLSLPGNVAQLGWVAGPAVIIFFSLVTFHTSALLCACYRSPVTTKRNHTYMDAIRSNLDGAKVKICLVIQYLNLLAAASEYTVFAALMMMHVARDIKYWLSKCRNAADHACYVNPMPYFMAFAVAQIILFQIPKFPQLRMSFSILCLIMFVLYSGIGLGLAIAKVAGVHGIYYTDLPLTDGNNTTTPAQKILKIIRAVGDIAHAYDLSAVLIEIMDTVKSPPSEAETMKKATRRSLILTTFVSMLHGFLLFAAFGNNVPPRVFLLHGFYKPYWQLDMIASAAIVIQLSGGYQIYLLPILAMVEETLAERFPDNEFITKDIKIPTGCKLNLFRLVWRTLFVITTTVLSMFLTIYVDLLKLFQILAFWPIAVYFPVEMYMVQKKIPKWSKRWICLQILSVGWLIVSIATAAASSVDIFSTGSNYYDPFKPKYF; encoded by the exons ATGCCGAATGTGTTTGTtcttccttatatatataatatatcactttTCGACGGTGCAGGGACGGTTTGGAGTGCATGTGTTTTCTTAACAACGGCTATTGTGGCTAGCCCTCTGTTTCTGTCCTTGCCTGGGAACGTTGCACAACTTGGATGGGTTGCTGGTCCAGCCGTGATCATCTTCTTCTCCCTCGTGACTTTCCACACCTCCGCTTTGCTCTGCGCCTGCTATCGTTCACCTGTCACTACCAAGAGAAACCATACTTACATGGATGCCATTCGATCCAACTTGG ATGGGGCAAAAGTCAAGATATGCTTGGTGATTCAGTACCTGAACCTTCTTGCGGCAGCCAGCGAGTACACTGTATTTGCAGCCCTAATGATGATGCACGTAGCTAG GGATATCAAGTACTGGCTCTCTAAATGTCGCAACGCAGCTGATCATGCATGTTATGTTAATCCCATGCCATATTTCATGGCTTTTGCCGTTGCTCAAATAATTCTCTTTCAAATTCCCAAGTTTCCTCAGCTGCGCATGAGTTTCTCCATTCTGTGTCTTATAATGTTCGTACTTTATTCAGGAATTGGTCTTGGCCTTGCTATCGCTAAAGTTGCAG GTGTGCATGGGATATATTATACTGACCTTCCATTGACGGATGGTAATAACACTACGACTCCAGCccaaaaaatattgaagatCATCCGAGCAGTCGGGGATATAGCTCATGCATACGATTTATCAGCCGTCCTTATTGAAATCATG GACACAGTTAAATCCCCACCATCAGAAGCCGAGACAATGAAAAAGGCCACTCGACGTAGCCTTATACTCACAACCTTTGTCTCCATGCTTCATGGCTTCTTGCTTTTTGCTGCTTTTGGAAATAACGTACCTCCTCGTGTATTCCTCCTTCATGGCTTCTATAAACCATATTGGCAGCTTGACATGATAGCAAGTGCTGCCATTGTAATCCAACTTTCTGGAGGATACCAGATCTATTTGCTACCCATTTTGGCCATGGTTGAGGAAACCCTAGCAGAGAGATTCCCAGATAATGAATTCATCACCAAAGACATTAAAATCCCGACCGGCTGCAAACTCAACCTCTTTCGACTGGTTTGGAGGACACTTTTCGTTATCACAACCACTGTGTTATCAATGTTTCTAACAATCTACGTCGACCTACTTAAACTCTTTCAGATTTTGGCCTTTTGGCCTATCGCAGTTTACTTCCCAGTGGAGATGTATATGGTGCAAAAGAAGATACCAAAGTGGAGCAAAAGATGGATTTGCCTTCAAATTCTCAGTGTCGGGTGGCTGATTGTTTCCATAGCCACAGCTGCTGCCTCTAGTGTTGATATTTTTAGTACTGGGTCTAATTATTATGATCCCTTCAAGCCAAAGTATTTCTAG
- the LOC122296593 gene encoding uncharacterized protein LOC122296593 codes for MADELASKWNSLKLTEEEQQELVLLEEAIQSTKLRGSHYIFALNLNDRSVNQEAFKSTMAKVWNLEGWITFKEIGFNKYLIEYQLLTDKRKVLQGRPWSFDRHLICMKDFEGDLSPNEIIFKTEPFWVQLHNVPFAVMNAEQGEKLGSVIGKVHKVETGLWVGKAPQNKGGYRHKQTSP; via the coding sequence ATGGCCGATGAGCTAGCGTCGAAATGGAACTCTTTGAAACTAACAGAAGAGGAGCAACAAGAACTGGTCCTGCTAGAGGAGGCTATCCAGTCCACAAAACTGAGAGGAAGTCACTACATCTTTGCCCTCAACCTGAATGATAGAAGTGTTAACCAAGAGGCGTTCAAGTCCACAATGGCAAAGGTGTGGAACTTGGAAGGTTGGATCACTTTCAAGGAAATAGGCTTCAACAAATATCTCATAGAATACCAACTGCTTACAGATAAGAGGAAGGTGTTACAAGGTAGACCATGGTCCTTTGACCGGCACCTTATATGCATGAAGGACTTTGAAGGAGACCTGTCCCCAAACGAGATAATCTTCAAGACAGAACCATTCTGGGTGCAATTACACAATGTACCATTCGCAGTTATGAATGCAGAACAAGGAGAAAAACTTGGCTCAGTGATTGGAAAGGTTCACAAAGTGGAAACAGGGCTGTGGGTGGGGAAGGCACCTCAGAATAAGGGTGGATATCGCCATAAACAAACCTCTCCCTAG